In Candidatus Methylacidiphilales bacterium, a genomic segment contains:
- the trpS gene encoding tryptophan--tRNA ligase → MLASVGHPYSMRVLSGIQPSGAAHLGNYFGMMRPAIELQARHEGCFYFIADYHALTSAGESGGLEQRVQDLAVDFLACGLDPSRTVFYRQSAVPEVHELAWYLSQVTPVGLLERCHSYKDKTSRGLAANHGLFAYPVLMAADILLYDADLVPVGKDQKQHLEVTRDIAQKFNEAFGPVFKLPEPSIREETATLPGLDGQKMSKSYHNTLDLFAPEKEFRKKIMSLKTDSTPVEAPKPIEGSLLLALAKPAASDEQFAALVSSMQAGGRGYGDYKKELFELLWEFLRPMREKRAELAADPGWVAGVLQQGGEKARVVAATTLERVRKAVGIQP, encoded by the coding sequence GTGCTTGCCTCTGTCGGGCATCCCTATTCGATGCGCGTCTTGTCGGGAATCCAGCCTTCGGGGGCAGCCCATCTCGGGAATTACTTCGGGATGATGCGGCCGGCCATCGAGCTCCAGGCCCGGCACGAGGGGTGCTTTTATTTTATCGCGGACTACCACGCCCTGACCTCGGCCGGAGAATCCGGTGGATTGGAACAGAGGGTGCAGGATCTGGCCGTGGACTTCCTTGCCTGCGGTTTGGACCCTTCGCGGACGGTTTTTTACCGCCAGAGCGCCGTGCCCGAGGTGCATGAACTCGCCTGGTATCTTTCACAGGTCACCCCGGTGGGCTTGCTCGAGCGTTGTCACAGCTACAAAGACAAAACATCCCGGGGCCTGGCCGCCAATCACGGTCTCTTTGCCTACCCGGTCCTGATGGCCGCGGACATCCTCTTATACGACGCCGACCTCGTCCCGGTGGGAAAGGACCAAAAACAACACCTCGAAGTCACCCGCGACATCGCCCAGAAGTTCAACGAAGCCTTCGGTCCGGTGTTCAAGCTGCCCGAGCCATCGATCCGCGAAGAAACCGCAACGCTTCCGGGATTGGATGGCCAGAAGATGTCCAAGTCCTATCATAACACGCTCGACTTGTTCGCCCCGGAAAAGGAATTCCGCAAAAAGATCATGTCGCTCAAGACCGACTCGACTCCGGTCGAAGCGCCCAAACCCATCGAGGGTTCGCTCCTGCTGGCCTTGGCCAAACCAGCCGCCTCGGACGAACAGTTTGCGGCCTTGGTTTCCAGCATGCAGGCGGGAGGCAGGGGCTACGGCGACTACAAAAAGGAACTGTTTGAACTGCTCTGGGAATTCCTGCGTCCGATGCGGGAAAAACGCGCCGAACTGGCCGCCGACCCCGGCTGGGTCGCGGGGGTTCTCCAGCAGGGCGGTGAGAAAGCACGCGTGGTCGCGGCCACCACCCTCGAACGTGTGCGGAAAGCGGTCGGTATCCAACCATGA
- a CDS encoding multiheme c-type cytochrome → MKAFVLFSSAFAFGPLLLAAAPDFVGSKNCSTSGCHGGAGDLSKQYTVWFRADPHSRGHSTLTTARSARMAEALGMADAARDARCTTCHAPFAAVAPERLAASARIEEGISCESCHGAAEGWWRSHTRKDYSRGQRVAAGMRDLQDLYLRANTCVACHQVIDPELVRAGHPRLHFELESHQEREPRHWKEIWGGPQAWITGQLAVLRELAHRRKTAEDDVVREDWESTLWVLKEILPAAEFARVLPEQPDAVVCDDFARQLAGGKWNDNQTEAVFKRLGQLAGGMASRPAWTAMDAARWRKLAGGLAAVGASMPGAKEERFREALERLRKPLDPGAKGPRVSLADDLKIVAGR, encoded by the coding sequence ATGAAGGCGTTCGTCCTGTTTTCATCGGCGTTTGCGTTTGGGCCGTTGCTGTTGGCAGCAGCCCCCGACTTTGTCGGCTCCAAGAATTGTTCGACGAGCGGATGCCACGGCGGTGCGGGGGACCTCTCCAAGCAATACACCGTGTGGTTCCGGGCTGATCCGCACTCGCGTGGCCACAGCACACTGACCACGGCACGTTCGGCCCGGATGGCCGAGGCGTTGGGCATGGCCGATGCGGCCCGGGATGCGCGTTGCACCACTTGTCATGCCCCATTTGCCGCAGTGGCACCGGAGAGGCTGGCGGCCTCGGCCCGGATTGAGGAGGGGATATCCTGCGAGTCGTGCCACGGAGCTGCGGAGGGTTGGTGGCGCTCGCACACCCGGAAAGACTACAGCCGGGGGCAGCGGGTGGCGGCAGGGATGCGTGATTTGCAGGATCTCTATCTCCGGGCCAATACCTGCGTGGCCTGCCACCAAGTGATTGATCCGGAACTGGTCAGGGCCGGACACCCCCGGTTGCATTTTGAATTGGAGTCGCACCAGGAACGCGAGCCGCGGCATTGGAAAGAAATCTGGGGCGGACCCCAGGCATGGATCACCGGTCAATTGGCGGTGCTGCGTGAATTGGCCCATCGCCGCAAGACTGCGGAGGATGACGTGGTGCGCGAGGACTGGGAATCCACCCTGTGGGTTTTGAAGGAAATCCTGCCAGCGGCAGAATTCGCACGTGTCTTGCCTGAGCAGCCCGACGCGGTTGTCTGTGATGATTTTGCCCGCCAGTTGGCCGGGGGAAAATGGAATGACAACCAGACCGAGGCGGTTTTCAAACGGTTGGGCCAGTTGGCCGGCGGGATGGCATCCCGGCCGGCATGGACGGCGATGGATGCCGCCCGCTGGCGCAAGCTTGCCGGTGGTCTGGCAGCGGTCGGGGCCTCGATGCCCGGAGCCAAAGAAGAACGGTTCCGCGAGGCCCTGGAACGCTTGCGTAAACCTCTCGACCCCGGAGCCAAAGGACCGAGGGTCTCGTTGGCGGATGATTTGAAGATTGTGGCGGGGCGTTGA
- a CDS encoding cyclic nucleotide-binding domain-containing protein, whose amino-acid sequence MVTVPMESKLGQGEALSCDRLLGFLPALGEVPKGVFTKFAEGAASVRHFKAGDLVCREGDFGSTAFYIVSGSVDIFIASPQAHITTSLQTGGFFGRTIARMKSALRPETNDGRKDTPPRRRWIPVDASVDLAVGSPIAQLGAGELFGEMTCRTFQPRSATVRAREDCVMVEMLRVVLDMLVGTRDIMEEIKSTTKVKAPTFKGTSFKAELDKKYRERALLNHIRNVPIFESLDESFVQQLCARAGLQTFYKGQVICRENDPADRFYLIRQGMVKVSQGMPGGEMVLTYLSRGDYFGEIGLVRRLPRTATCTATDTVDLVVIGADDFHAMLAAYPSVAQTIEAVVDQRLAPSSRERPASLPASSTLREALDLGLLQAQNLLLIDLEKCTRCDLCVQACAEAHEGVTRLLRDGTRYQNYLVATACRSCQDPLCMTQCPVGSIRRKESLEIVIEDWCIGCTKCAELCPYGNITMHPIEWKLDKAETANKKPETPPATATPAAKKPAATSKATTCDLCTDLATPSCVYACPHDAAMRVNPVDFFSRRMPGLSGLLMGEKKPIQRAHFRTTH is encoded by the coding sequence ATGGTCACCGTTCCAATGGAAAGCAAACTTGGTCAGGGAGAGGCCCTGAGCTGCGATCGGCTGCTCGGCTTCCTTCCCGCCCTCGGCGAGGTTCCCAAGGGAGTCTTCACCAAATTCGCCGAAGGCGCCGCCTCCGTCCGCCATTTCAAGGCCGGCGACCTCGTCTGCCGCGAGGGTGACTTCGGTTCCACCGCCTTTTACATCGTCTCGGGCAGTGTGGACATCTTCATCGCCTCACCCCAGGCCCACATCACCACTTCCCTGCAAACCGGCGGATTCTTCGGCCGCACCATCGCCCGCATGAAGAGTGCGCTCCGGCCTGAAACCAACGATGGCCGCAAGGACACCCCTCCCCGTCGCCGCTGGATCCCCGTCGATGCCAGTGTCGACCTCGCCGTCGGCTCCCCCATCGCCCAACTGGGTGCGGGGGAACTTTTCGGGGAGATGACCTGCCGTACCTTCCAACCCCGGTCCGCCACGGTGCGCGCACGCGAGGATTGCGTCATGGTCGAGATGCTCCGGGTCGTCCTCGATATGCTCGTGGGCACGCGCGATATCATGGAGGAGATCAAATCGACCACCAAGGTCAAAGCCCCCACCTTCAAGGGCACCTCCTTCAAAGCCGAACTCGACAAAAAATACCGCGAGCGCGCCCTGCTCAACCACATCCGCAACGTCCCGATCTTTGAATCGCTCGATGAATCCTTCGTCCAACAGCTCTGCGCCCGGGCCGGACTGCAAACCTTCTACAAGGGCCAGGTCATCTGTCGTGAGAACGACCCCGCCGACCGCTTCTACCTCATCCGCCAGGGGATGGTAAAGGTGAGCCAGGGCATGCCCGGGGGCGAAATGGTCCTCACCTATCTTTCCCGTGGCGACTACTTCGGGGAAATCGGGCTGGTCCGCCGTCTCCCCCGCACCGCCACCTGCACCGCCACCGACACGGTCGACCTCGTGGTCATCGGCGCCGACGACTTCCATGCCATGCTGGCCGCCTATCCCTCGGTGGCGCAAACGATCGAGGCCGTCGTCGACCAGCGTCTGGCTCCTTCCAGCCGGGAGCGCCCGGCTTCGCTCCCCGCGAGTTCCACTCTGCGGGAAGCCCTCGACCTCGGTCTCCTCCAGGCGCAAAACCTCCTCCTCATCGATCTCGAAAAGTGCACCCGTTGCGATCTTTGCGTGCAGGCCTGTGCCGAAGCCCATGAAGGGGTCACCCGTCTCCTCCGCGACGGCACCCGCTACCAGAATTACCTCGTGGCCACCGCCTGCCGATCCTGCCAGGACCCGCTCTGCATGACCCAGTGCCCGGTCGGTTCCATCCGCCGGAAGGAAAGCCTGGAAATCGTCATTGAGGACTGGTGCATCGGTTGCACCAAGTGCGCCGAGCTCTGTCCCTACGGCAACATCACCATGCATCCCATCGAGTGGAAGCTGGACAAAGCGGAAACGGCAAACAAAAAACCGGAAACACCACCGGCCACAGCCACCCCGGCGGCCAAGAAACCCGCCGCCACAAGCAAGGCCACCACCTGCGACCTCTGCACCGACCTGGCCACTCCGAGCTGCGTCTATGCCTGTCCGCACGACGCCGCCATGCGCGTCAATCCGGTCGACTTCTTCTCCCGGAGAATGCCCGGTCTGTCCGGATTGCTGATGGGCGAGAAAAAACCCATCCAACGCGCCCATTTCCGCACCACCCATTGA
- a CDS encoding peptidylprolyl isomerase, with translation MFMACVAAVLAAPAGAQSQIFADVQLTGGVVGNFTITLEPVKAPVAVANFIGLATGRNAWIDPATGRLRNDPFYQGLTFHRVVANFVSQTGSRNGQGTDGPGYSFANEIDPSLSHATPYTVAMANSGGAYSNGSQFYITTGNATAAPTGLDGSYTIFGRVTSGAAVCDALNAVTTNATSVPLTPVTIASVNIYGPSYSSFNLQPNGLPKVVGGRPSLTRNGTATTLGYDRQPYSSYFGSNSTDLVSWTRFVNDVYFHGVAPTGDVDVTGQASGARAFFQYSRVDYSLARNPFIPASVANKTFTFPGLFGTQQVQMTINAAGTGGNYSYTFDGISSQGGNLTQVFYAVGNSTYSLRPAYAPYLFVQWDGTNPVQIAFDRLEYSSSSSGKHYGRSNVGGFSNLSGIFNSVP, from the coding sequence ATGTTCATGGCATGCGTCGCGGCGGTTCTGGCTGCTCCGGCAGGCGCGCAATCCCAGATTTTTGCCGACGTCCAGCTCACGGGCGGGGTGGTTGGGAACTTCACCATCACCTTGGAGCCCGTCAAGGCTCCGGTGGCCGTGGCCAATTTCATCGGATTGGCCACCGGTCGCAACGCCTGGATTGATCCGGCCACCGGCCGCCTGCGCAACGATCCTTTTTACCAAGGACTGACCTTCCATCGCGTCGTGGCCAACTTTGTCTCGCAAACCGGTTCCCGCAATGGCCAGGGCACCGACGGGCCCGGCTATTCCTTTGCCAACGAGATTGATCCCAGTCTCAGCCATGCCACACCCTACACCGTGGCCATGGCCAATTCCGGCGGCGCGTATTCCAACGGTTCCCAGTTTTACATCACCACGGGAAACGCCACGGCTGCACCGACGGGCCTCGATGGCAGTTACACCATCTTTGGCCGTGTCACCTCGGGGGCCGCTGTCTGCGATGCCCTGAATGCCGTGACGACGAACGCCACTTCCGTCCCGCTGACCCCGGTGACGATTGCTTCGGTCAACATTTACGGCCCGTCTTATTCCAGCTTCAACCTCCAGCCCAACGGACTTCCCAAGGTCGTGGGGGGGCGTCCCTCGCTGACCCGGAACGGCACGGCCACCACCCTGGGCTACGACCGGCAGCCCTATTCCTCATACTTCGGGTCCAACAGCACCGATCTGGTGAGTTGGACGCGGTTCGTCAATGATGTCTATTTCCACGGTGTTGCCCCCACGGGAGATGTCGATGTGACCGGCCAAGCCTCGGGTGCGAGGGCTTTTTTCCAGTATTCCCGGGTGGATTACAGCTTGGCCCGCAACCCCTTCATACCGGCTTCGGTCGCCAATAAAACCTTCACCTTCCCCGGGCTCTTCGGCACCCAACAGGTGCAGATGACCATCAACGCCGCCGGTACGGGTGGGAATTATAGTTACACTTTTGACGGCATCTCGAGCCAGGGCGGCAACCTAACCCAGGTCTTCTACGCGGTGGGCAATTCCACTTACAGCCTCCGCCCGGCCTATGCTCCCTATCTTTTTGTGCAGTGGGATGGGACCAACCCGGTTCAGATCGCCTTTGACCGCTTGGAATACTCCTCCTCCAGCAGCGGCAAACATTATGGCCGGAGCAATGTCGGGGGTTTTTCGAATCTCTCCGGCATTTTCAACTCTGTACCCTAG
- a CDS encoding polymer-forming cytoskeletal protein, whose translation MFTDVFKKGAELAAEDKLTFPPLKGVKEAMEPTRSTKSTNAHISEDVEFKGTLCFSSSMEINGRFEGEIIADGPLIIGESAVVKADIQAQSTVVIRGKMQGNIDAKDKVEVAAKAQLYGDVVSPRFSLSDGATFVGNSRTTEKTAPPADFGNLFNRLEKPARNTPSPIV comes from the coding sequence ATGTTCACGGACGTGTTCAAGAAAGGCGCCGAATTGGCAGCCGAAGACAAACTCACCTTTCCCCCACTCAAAGGAGTCAAAGAAGCCATGGAACCCACCCGCAGCACCAAGTCCACCAACGCCCACATTTCCGAGGATGTCGAGTTCAAGGGCACTCTGTGTTTTTCATCGAGCATGGAGATCAACGGACGCTTTGAAGGCGAGATCATTGCCGACGGACCGCTGATCATCGGCGAGAGCGCGGTGGTCAAGGCGGATATCCAGGCCCAGTCCACCGTGGTCATCCGTGGCAAGATGCAGGGCAACATCGATGCCAAGGACAAAGTGGAGGTGGCGGCCAAGGCCCAGCTTTACGGCGATGTGGTGTCGCCGCGTTTCAGCCTGAGCGATGGGGCCACCTTTGTCGGCAATTCACGCACGACAGAAAAGACCGCGCCCCCGGCCGACTTTGGCAATCTCTTCAACCGGCTGGAAAAGCCGGCCCGCAATACCCCGTCCCCGATTGTCTGA
- a CDS encoding Dabb family protein, which translates to MLPAAMVHHLMLFKLKSDVTPAQTENIMVETRIRLLKIAEVMNLRCGKKIDVKKNPHDVFVSMDFENMSKLNTARASALWVQYEKQVIEPNVTTLTEFDYEMDPGKDVAYS; encoded by the coding sequence ATGCTTCCTGCCGCCATGGTCCACCACCTCATGCTCTTCAAACTCAAGTCCGACGTCACCCCTGCTCAGACCGAAAACATCATGGTCGAAACTCGCATCCGCCTCCTGAAAATCGCCGAGGTCATGAACCTCCGCTGCGGCAAGAAGATCGACGTCAAAAAGAACCCCCATGACGTCTTTGTTTCGATGGATTTCGAAAACATGTCCAAGTTGAACACCGCCCGGGCAAGCGCCCTCTGGGTGCAGTATGAAAAACAGGTCATCGAACCCAATGTCACCACCCTGACCGAATTCGACTACGAAATGGATCCCGGCAAAGACGTGGCCTATTCCTGA
- a CDS encoding aspartate aminotransferase family protein yields MLPEILSGIPGPRSLDLARRLRAHESPNVTFLSPKFPVFWERAEGANVWDVDGNRFLDVTSGFGVATAGYGRTELAAALGGQAAQLNHGMGDVHPTELKVRVCEGLSRVTFERWGLGSGKVLLGNSGFEAVEAALKTAALVTGRPRVIAFRSGYHGLGFGSLAVTGLEAFQSPFRQQLADLAEWAPFPAKAAEMPDAIHAVEALSRRRDIGAILVEPIQGRGGEIIPPKGFLPELRRIADAAGILLIYDEIYTGFFRTGRFFACEYEKVYPDLICLGKALTGCLPVSACVGRASVMDAWPVSTGEALHTSTFLGSPLGMRAVLESLAFWEQPGRDNEARLAEARWCEALAPLMASAKVREIRGRGLLWGVELKRKVAAGKLMESCLAEGLIVLGGGPLGNVLSLSPPLVMTPEQVAWAGQCLGRSLRVAG; encoded by the coding sequence ATGCTGCCTGAGATCCTGAGTGGAATTCCCGGACCGCGTTCGCTGGATCTGGCGCGGCGCTTGCGCGCGCATGAGTCGCCCAATGTGACTTTTCTTTCACCGAAGTTCCCGGTTTTTTGGGAACGGGCCGAGGGGGCGAATGTCTGGGATGTGGACGGCAATCGATTCCTTGACGTGACCAGTGGCTTCGGCGTGGCCACGGCGGGCTATGGACGCACGGAGCTGGCGGCCGCTCTGGGCGGGCAGGCAGCCCAGCTGAACCACGGGATGGGCGATGTCCATCCGACCGAGCTCAAGGTGAGGGTTTGCGAGGGGTTGAGCCGGGTGACCTTCGAGCGTTGGGGGCTGGGTTCGGGGAAGGTTCTTTTGGGAAACTCGGGGTTTGAGGCGGTGGAGGCCGCGCTGAAGACAGCTGCGTTGGTGACCGGGCGTCCACGGGTCATTGCCTTCCGCTCGGGTTACCATGGGTTGGGGTTCGGATCACTGGCGGTGACCGGCTTGGAGGCATTCCAGTCGCCCTTCCGCCAGCAACTGGCTGATTTGGCGGAATGGGCACCGTTCCCCGCCAAAGCGGCGGAAATGCCCGACGCCATCCACGCCGTCGAGGCCCTGTCCCGACGACGGGATATTGGTGCGATCTTGGTGGAACCGATCCAGGGGCGGGGGGGCGAGATCATCCCGCCGAAGGGCTTTTTGCCCGAACTGCGCCGCATCGCCGACGCGGCGGGGATTCTGTTGATTTACGACGAGATATACACGGGCTTCTTTCGCACCGGGCGATTCTTTGCCTGCGAATATGAAAAGGTTTATCCGGACTTGATTTGTCTGGGAAAGGCTCTGACGGGATGTCTGCCGGTTTCTGCTTGTGTGGGCCGGGCGTCGGTGATGGATGCCTGGCCGGTTTCGACTGGAGAAGCCCTGCACACCAGCACTTTTCTGGGTTCGCCCCTGGGGATGCGGGCGGTGTTGGAATCACTGGCTTTCTGGGAACAACCGGGGCGGGATAACGAGGCCCGTCTGGCCGAGGCGCGGTGGTGTGAGGCCCTGGCCCCATTGATGGCTTCGGCCAAGGTGCGGGAAATCCGCGGACGGGGATTGCTTTGGGGGGTGGAATTGAAGCGGAAAGTTGCGGCGGGCAAGCTGATGGAGTCCTGCCTTGCCGAAGGGTTGATTGTGCTCGGTGGCGGTCCGCTGGGAAATGTCCTCAGTCTCTCGCCGCCGTTGGTGATGACGCCGGAGCAGGTGGCTTGGGCGGGCCAATGCTTGGGACGCAGTCTGCGCGTAGCCGGATAA
- a CDS encoding mechanosensitive ion channel — MSTEAVSQAQAAKIALGQEVLAKVMDFVVKYFFQILGAAVVLALGWWAAGKVGNFVTRFCEKKNLDVLLARFIGSGVRFALIAFIVLAALDLVGISVTPLVAIVGAGTLGISLALQGPISNYGAGLIIILTRPFTLGDLIRVGEYSGVVEEVKLGFTRLHTEDGEIITIPNKQIVGEVQTNSKGNRVVESVVGVDYAADMDRAVEAVRAAVWSVPEVVREPVPQVGIDNFGDSAVVIGYRYWVPSRNYFNTRYAVNRAVFAALNRAGVALPFPQRVVHLKTGNPGREPLSL, encoded by the coding sequence AAGCCCAAGCCGCCAAAATTGCCCTCGGGCAGGAAGTCCTCGCCAAGGTGATGGATTTTGTCGTGAAGTATTTTTTCCAGATCCTCGGAGCCGCGGTGGTTCTGGCCCTGGGATGGTGGGCGGCGGGCAAGGTTGGGAACTTCGTCACCCGCTTCTGTGAGAAAAAGAATTTGGATGTATTGCTGGCGCGGTTCATCGGCAGCGGAGTGAGGTTCGCGCTCATTGCGTTCATCGTGCTGGCGGCGCTCGACCTGGTCGGCATCTCGGTCACGCCTTTGGTGGCCATCGTGGGCGCCGGCACCCTCGGCATCAGCCTGGCCCTGCAGGGACCCATTTCCAATTATGGCGCCGGGCTGATCATCATCCTGACCCGCCCGTTCACCTTGGGCGACCTGATCCGGGTGGGCGAGTATTCCGGGGTGGTCGAGGAGGTCAAGCTGGGGTTCACCCGCCTGCATACCGAGGACGGCGAAATCATCACCATCCCCAACAAGCAAATCGTGGGCGAGGTCCAGACGAATTCGAAGGGCAACCGGGTGGTGGAATCGGTGGTAGGGGTGGATTACGCCGCCGATATGGACCGCGCGGTTGAAGCGGTGCGGGCGGCGGTATGGTCCGTGCCCGAAGTCGTTCGTGAACCCGTGCCGCAGGTTGGCATCGACAACTTCGGCGACTCGGCCGTGGTGATTGGTTATCGCTACTGGGTGCCTAGCCGGAATTATTTCAATACACGTTATGCGGTCAACCGGGCGGTTTTTGCGGCGTTGAACCGGGCCGGAGTCGCCCTGCCTTTCCCGCAGCGGGTGGTTCACCTCAAGACTGGAAACCCGGGTCGGGAGCCCTTGTCCTTGTGA